The nucleotide sequence TCCAGTGGCTCCATGGCCCCCTGGTAAACTTGTCCTGAGCTCGTACACAGAAAACGTACCTCTTGGCTTTAACGTGGATCTCATACTTCGTTTCTTCTGTTATTTTATCCTGCAGAAGTGAGAAGGCAACacataaaagccaaaaaaaaaaaaaagttacaaaaagaGAATTCAGCAAATGCATTTAGCCAAGAGTAGCTCTGAAGTACATCATGTATATAGTGATTACCAGTACGTGCTCTTCACTGTTACAGGCATGTCCATTGGGGACCACTTTGATCTGGAAATGCAGGCTAAAGAAGGTAGAAGGTATCTCCCAGGAGTCGGGGTAGTTCCAGCTGAACACCCTACCATCACTGATGTGCAGGTTAGGGAGTTGTGCTGGCCTCACTGAATACGTTGAAGAGGGAGAGAGTTGACAGGATTCCAACATGAGACAAAAGGGTATATCAGCTCTCAGTATTTATACCTGCATTACATACGgacatgtgttttgttgcccACCAAATATCCTGTATAAATACTCAGAAACCAGCTCCTTTCTGAAACGGACATTGACTTACCGATATCTCTCAGGTAGAAAGCTTTAGTGTAGACCTCCAGGCGAGAGTAGCTGTGAATGTAAATAGTGAGGGAGATGCGGTGTTGTTCTTCTTTATAGGGGCAGTTGATGTCCTTACAGTGAACCCCTGATCCATCAGCGGACAGCTCACATGGGATATTTTCCAAAAAACTAGATTAAAGACAAATTGGTTGGTAACTACACCTTGCAATgaaacatcaacatcaaaatGCAGCGGTGCAAAAAGTGAAATACCCCTACAGCTGATCTACTCCTGATAAAAACGACAAGTGGAGTGTGAGAAATTGTCTTTTGTCCTCACCGTTCTGCTTTTACCAGGAGAACAGCAGCACTGGATCTGGACTCTGTTCTTGTCCAGGAGCAGTGGAAGGAGCCTTTATAGTTAGATGCTGAACAATGGATGTGAcctggagaaacagaaaaacagtgacCTCTCAgagtctctctttctctttgcgTTTAGTCTTCTTGAGAACAATGCCAATGTTACAGGGTCAGATGACCTTTCTTTTCAAGGTCATTTAAACGTCAATCAAGGTCATTCATTTTTAGAATGTTATTGCTGTGAGTGAGCCAGAATGAAATACAGAAAGAGAAGATTGTCTGTGATTCATCCCAGACTCATTaccatatttaacattttttatcttCGAATCAGCCTTTGATAAAAAAGACACTGGCTTATGGCATAAAACGATAGAAAGAATTACATTCTTTTTGATACAAAGAGTGTCAAAGCTTCAAAAGCTTTCACAGGTGGTTGCTAAGTGAAAATGTATCAAAGAATCATTTAAGAAGTCTTTTTAGTACAGTAAAGCAAAAGAGACAAGGCTTTAACCAAGGGGGAAAAAGTCCCAAACATTAATACTGacaggtggttttaatataaaaatataatatgtttttttgaataaaaatattataaacgAATAAATTCTGATGTATCGTTATACATTAACCACCCGTTAGCacaaaaagtggttaaaatcagctctgcatttaccaacagtgatcttattttttattaattacattacatgttttgctataattaccataatcagattgagtaaaatgcatttgttttcttagtggagtacttttaatTTGGTTCtttgagtaaaatgtagataatctgctcaTTACTTTTACTTACGGAGTAGGACTTCGAGAATTTTGCAAGCCAACATTTTTACCtgaatattgagtttgtgtacttctactaccTCTGCAAACAgagtatcacattttgctgtataGCAGCAGACTActtggccatgctgacccttgtccccCATGACATGATTAAGACCATTGGTATTATTGTtttggctgatcagtgtatgtatatataaagtCTGCCCCTTGTGTCAGTCACGgtctgatttgatttgatttgcttCAGCAAGACAGTgtgctgtctttttttccaaattctCTTTAAATTTGCTCCACTGTTCACTAAATCGTTTGTCTGCCTTGAGCCACAGGCTTATACGTctgcctgttttcttttccttattCCCTCTCACAACATCTTTCTTATCTCAGCTATTCAGTGACACCCTGATCCCTCTCCATCTTTCATGTCTTACCTTCTTCCAGGGATTTTTCCACCAGTATGACAGTCTTGTTGTCTGGTTCTAGTTGGATCAGTATGGTGGTGTGGTTGAGGTATTCTCCGTCAGGACCAAGGTGACAAGTGTAGTTTCCTCCATCCATCTCTTCTACCAGAACCCTGACCTGGTTTCCCTGCAGCGGTGGATTAAGCTCCATGCCTGAGACAATGAAATGGGTCCATGAATCAAAGATGTAGATGCTTTAAAGATCAGTGAAACCACAGAGCTAATTAGTTTCGACCGGCGAATTTCTGTTATTCAGTAGAACAATTGTCAATCATTGTACCATAGTGGGTTCTGTTGTATCATTCTTAACATATTGGCACAGACACCGTAAGAAGTACTAGTGatattagtagtagtagcatTTGTGTTACCATTTTTCTTCCAGTGCACAGGCTGGTTTTGATAAGCTTCTCCACAGGTTAGAGGCACATACTCCCTGCTGCCAACTCCATAAGGCACCCTCAGGACCAGAACTAGTTTTAAAACGTGgacaagaaacacacatacacacacatattgacTTGAATGAACATATACAACAAAGCAAggtgaaaatatatattcagtACAGATAAGAGGAGTTACCAACCATGATCCATTAGAGTCTCTATGTTGTCTTGCTGGTTATCAGAGCTGGCACAGCACAGTGCAGCATACAGGACCACAAAGAGCAAGGCTCGCATCTGGAGGTAAGTGCAACAGATAAGTACAAAAAGTGTGCAATTCCTAATTTAATGTGTGGCTTTCCTTTAAATAAAGAATGTACAATTGTTTAAAATTAGCATTTGGCAAATTTTAATATCCCACAAGACAATGCTTTTCA is from Channa argus isolate prfri chromosome 22, Channa argus male v1.0, whole genome shotgun sequence and encodes:
- the il12bb gene encoding interleukin-12 subunit beta, with product MRALLFVVLYAALCCASSDNQQDNIETLMDHVLVLRVPYGVGSREYVPLTCGEAYQNQPVHWKKNGMELNPPLQGNQVRVLVEEMDGGNYTCHLGPDGEYLNHTTILIQLEPDNKTVILVEKSLEEGHIHCSASNYKGSFHCSWTRTESRSSAAVLLVKAERFLENIPCELSADGSGVHCKDINCPYKEEQHRISLTIYIHSYSRLEVYTKAFYLRDIVRPAQLPNLHISDGRVFSWNYPDSWEIPSTFFSLHFQIKVVPNGHACNSEEHVLDKITEETKYEIHVKAKRYVFCVRAQDKFTRGPWSHWSHCIVNKEHVSC